The stretch of DNA GCGCTCATATCTGAGTAGCGGCGGAATTCACCTGCGTTCAGATTTATTTGCGGGAACGCTCAGCGCGGCCAGCAAATAGACCTGGCTTCACTGAAAATGTTCCGACTGAGCAGGTTGAATCTCGGGGGCCAACACCTGTTTGCTAGAATAAGGCTGACCTGAATTGGAGACATTCGCATGCGGGGACTGGCTGTCATCGGGTTTTGCTGTGTTGGTATGGCGCTTGCCGGTGACCTGCCGCGCACCGCGGCGCCCGAGGGCGCTGCGGTGTATATCCTCCGCCCGGCCGATGGCGAAGTTGTAACGAGCCCGGTGCGGGTGGTGTTCGGGCTTCAGAAAATGGGCGTGGCACCGGCCGGCATCAACGCGAAGGGTACCGGTCATCACCATCTGCTGATTGATACGCCGTTACCGGATCTCGACAAGCCCATTCCCGCCGATGCAAAGCATCTGCATTTTGGCGGCGGTCAGACGGAAGCCGTCATCGAGTTGGAACCGGGCGAGCACACTCTGCAGTTGCTGCTGGGCGAT from Gammaproteobacteria bacterium encodes:
- a CDS encoding DUF4399 domain-containing protein, whose product is MRGLAVIGFCCVGMALAGDLPRTAAPEGAAVYILRPADGEVVTSPVRVVFGLQKMGVAPAGINAKGTGHHHLLIDTPLPDLDKPIPADAKHLHFGGGQTEAVIELEPGEHTLQLLLGDANHIPHQPPVMSNPITIVVTP